In the genome of Arenicella xantha, the window CCGGTTTTGAGTGCGAATTCGATAAATTGTTCTTGGTATGGAAGCATAGTAATTAATCTGTATGGCAATTCAAGTATGATACCTAGAGAAACAGAATTCGCCATACTAAAAAATGAAAGTAATCTCCATAAACGTAAACGGTATCCGCGCAGCAGCGCGCAAAGGCATGTTCGAATGGCTCAATCAAGTTGATGCCGACGTTATATGCTTGCAAGAACTCAAAGCACAACCCGACCAAATCGAAGGTGAGCCATACCATCCAGAGGGCTACCACACGTTTTTTCATTCAGCCGAAAAGAAGGGCTACAGCGGGGTAGGCATCTATTGTAAGCAACAGCCCGATGCTGTGCAGCATGGTTTCGGTGATGGCTTTGCCGATGCTGACTCCGAGGGCCGATACCTACAAGCAGATTTCGGCGATTTAAGCGTGGTGTCGCTGTATATGCCATCCGGCTCCAGTAAAGACGAACGGCAAGAGTTCAAGATTGATTTGATGCAGCGTTTTGAAGCCAAACTCGCGGAGATCGCTGATTCTGGTCGACATTGGATTCTCTGTGGTGACTGGAATATCGCGCACAAGAAAGCCGATATTAAAAATTGGCGCGGCAATCAGAAAAATTCCGGATTCCTACCTGAAGAACGTCAATGGATGGACTGGCTGTTCGGTGAGTCGTCGAGTGAAACTAGCGACGAGGTGCGTGGCAACGCGGGATTCCATGACGCATTCCGCTTAATCAATCAACAAGAGCATCAATATACTTGGTGGTCTAACCGTGGGCAGGCCTGGGCTAACAATACTGGTTGGCGCATTGATTATCATGTCATTACCGACAGCTTAAAGGACAAAGTGATCCCCGGTTCAGATCTTATTTATAAAGAAGAACGTTTTTCCGATCACGCGCCACTTGTCATTGAGTATGATTTGTAACGGTTAGCTGTGAGTACAACAATCGATACAAGCGCGTCGGAGTCAATACGTTGGTGGCGCGAGAAACCCGTTTGGATCATGCTAATGCTCGGGTTTTCAGCCGGCATTCCGATATTGCTAATCTTCTCGAGTCTGTCATTATGGCTGCGCGAAGCTGGCGTTTCTAAGTCATCGGTTACGTTTTTTAGTTGGGCTGCACTCGGCTACTCCTTCAAGTTCATCTGGGCCCCATTAATCGATAAATTACCGGTTCCAGTATTGAGCAAGCTTATGGGTCGCCGACGCGGTTGGTTATTAGTTGCACAATGCGCAGTAATTTCCGCTATTTGTCTAATGGCCGTGACCGATCCGCAACAAGGGTTGGTCGCCATGGCGCTCGCCGCCGTGCTACTTGGGTTCTCGTCAGCCACACAAGACGTAGTGATTGATGCGTTTCGCATTGAGTCTGCCAACGCTCGCATGCAAGCGATTTTAGGCTCAACCTACCTAGCTGGCTACCGCATTGCGATGATAGTAGCCGGGGCTGGGGCCTTGTATCTTGCTGAATATTTCGGCAGCACCAGCACCAACTACTCCTACATAGCGTGGCGCAATACCTATTTTTGCATGGCGCTATTTATGCTGGTCGGTGTGGCCACCACACTGTGCATCAAAGAGCCGACTCGCGCTGAAAGCAATGATTACCCTTACGCAACGCGCGATTATGCTCGCTTTTTAGCGGTCTTTATTTTGTCGTTAGCGATTTTGATTGCTATCTTTCTAGTGACCCCAAGCGCTCCGGATGTTTTCTCCGGCGGCACACAAACAATCTTTACGTTTCTTTTTAACGCCGGAATTTTTTGCCTGGCATTAGCCAGCGCAATCATGTCAGCCATGCTCTGCACTAAATTGCAGTTAGTAAACCGCCA includes:
- a CDS encoding exodeoxyribonuclease III, whose product is MKVISINVNGIRAAARKGMFEWLNQVDADVICLQELKAQPDQIEGEPYHPEGYHTFFHSAEKKGYSGVGIYCKQQPDAVQHGFGDGFADADSEGRYLQADFGDLSVVSLYMPSGSSKDERQEFKIDLMQRFEAKLAEIADSGRHWILCGDWNIAHKKADIKNWRGNQKNSGFLPEERQWMDWLFGESSSETSDEVRGNAGFHDAFRLINQQEHQYTWWSNRGQAWANNTGWRIDYHVITDSLKDKVIPGSDLIYKEERFSDHAPLVIEYDL
- a CDS encoding AmpG family muropeptide MFS transporter; this translates as MSTTIDTSASESIRWWREKPVWIMLMLGFSAGIPILLIFSSLSLWLREAGVSKSSVTFFSWAALGYSFKFIWAPLIDKLPVPVLSKLMGRRRGWLLVAQCAVISAICLMAVTDPQQGLVAMALAAVLLGFSSATQDVVIDAFRIESANARMQAILGSTYLAGYRIAMIVAGAGALYLAEYFGSTSTNYSYIAWRNTYFCMALFMLVGVATTLCIKEPTRAESNDYPYATRDYARFLAVFILSLAILIAIFLVTPSAPDVFSGGTQTIFTFLFNAGIFCLALASAIMSAMLCTKLQLVNRQMVEQGYVEPIKDFFKRYGKLAIWVLLLVGFYRISDIVLGIIANVFYQDMGYSKIDIANVTKVFGVLMTIVGSFLGGVLALRVGVMRALMLGAILVVVTNLLFVWLTAIGNQFTYFDIPLPSFSFSAGVEFTGWTFLSLPKELTLVIIMDNLTQGIALIAFIAWLSSLTNVSFTATQYAIFSSVMTLFPKLFGGYSGTIVEAYGYSNFFIFASALGIPIIGLIYFLSSRLEFEQAARTR